A genome region from Vulpes lagopus strain Blue_001 chromosome 7, ASM1834538v1, whole genome shotgun sequence includes the following:
- the UGCG gene encoding ceramide glucosyltransferase, translated as MALLDLALEGMAVFGFVLFVVLWLMHFMAIIYTRLHLNKKATDKQPYSKLPGVSLLKPLKGVDPNLINNLETFFELDYPKYEVLLCVQDHDDPAIDVCKKLLGKYPNVDARLFIGGKKVGINPKINNLMPGYEVAKYDLIWICDSGIRVIPDTLTDMVNQMTEKVGLVHGLPYVADRQGFAATLEQVYFGTSHPRSYISANVTGFKCVTGMSCLMRKDVLDQAGGLIAFAQYIAEDYFMAKAIADRGWRFAMSTQVAMQNSGSYSISQFQSRMIRWTKLRINMLPATIICEPISECFVASLIIGWAAHHVFRWDIMVFFMCHCLAWFIFDYIQLRGVQGGTLCFSKLDYAVAWFIRESMTIYIFLSALWDPTISWRTGRYRLRCGGTAEEILDV; from the exons CCGATTACACCTCAACAAGAAGGCAACGGACAAACAGCCATATAGCAAGCTCCCGGGTGTGTCTCTTCTGAAGCCACTGAAAGGCGTAGATCCTAACTTAATCAACAACTTGGAGACATTCTTCGAATTGGATTACCCCAAA TATGAAGTACTCCTTTGTGTACAAGATCATGATGATCCAGCCATTGATGTATGTAAGAAGCTTCTTGGAAAATATCCAAATGTTGATGCTAGATTGTTTATTG GTGGCAAAAAAGTTGGCATTAAtcctaaaattaataatttaatgcCAGGATATGAAGTTGCAAAGTATGATCTGATATGGATTTGTGATAGTGGAATAAGAG taattCCAGACACACTCACTGACATGGTTAACCAAATGACAGAGAAAGTAGGCCTGGTTCATGGTCTGCCTTATGTAGCAGACAGACAGGGCTTTGCTGCCACATTAGAACAG GTATATTTTGGAACTTCCCATCCAAGGTCTTATATCTCTGCCAATGTCACTGGCTTCAAATGTGTGACAGGAATGTCTTGTTTAATGAGAAAGGATGTGTTAGATCAAGCAGGAGGGCTTATAGCTTTTGCTCAGTACATTGCTGAAGATTATTTTATGGCCAAAGCAATAGCTGACCG AGGCTGGAGGTTTGCAATGTCCACTCAGGTTGCAATGCAGAACTCTGGCTCTTACTCAATTTCCCAGTTTCAATCCAGAATGATCAG gtggACCAAATTACGAATTAACATGCTTCCTGCTACAATAATTTGTGAGCCAATTTCAGAATGCTTTGTTGCCAGTTTAATTATTGGATGGGCAGCTCACCATGTATTCAGATGGGATATTATGGTATTTTTCATGTGTCATTGCCTGGCATGGTTTATATTTGACTACATTCAACTCAGGGGTGTCCAG GGCGGCACACTGTGTTTTTCAAAACTTGATTATGCAGTAGCCTGGTTCATCCGTGAATCCAtgacaatatacatttttttatcgGCATTATGGGACCCTACTATAAGCTGGAGAACTGGTCGCTACAGATTGCGCTGTGGAGGCACAGCAGAGGAAATTCTAGATGTATAA